One region of Vallitalea okinawensis genomic DNA includes:
- a CDS encoding tRNA dihydrouridine synthase, whose amino-acid sequence MKLFLAPIQGLTIAYYRNIYADLFGGIDAYYAPFITTTSMRKTNSSLFKDVLPSVNDDTLTVVPQLLGNNGADFRFFASTIAKMGYNEINWNIGCPYPTVTKKKKGSGIMPYPDMIKAVLDEACLDDSYQVSVKMRLGLHDLEEGMEVIELLNDYPLKGVIIHGRTGDQKYEGTVNLEGFEKLYAACNHKVTYNGDIFTYDDFKKISNQFPSIDNFMLGRGALRDPFLPSIIKNNGVYEKNEIEKIKEFHDSVFNYYESILSGDKHLCDKMKEFWIYLSIHLDSSGKLFKKFKKCKTKKGYLDVVDRVFDSTITWRKSL is encoded by the coding sequence ATGAAACTTTTTTTGGCACCTATACAGGGTTTAACTATTGCTTATTATAGAAATATATATGCCGATCTTTTCGGTGGAATAGATGCCTATTATGCACCCTTTATCACGACTACCAGTATGAGGAAAACCAACTCCTCACTTTTTAAAGATGTATTGCCAAGTGTCAATGATGATACGCTTACGGTAGTACCTCAACTCCTTGGTAATAATGGAGCTGATTTTCGATTTTTTGCTTCAACCATTGCCAAGATGGGTTATAACGAGATCAATTGGAACATTGGTTGCCCTTACCCAACAGTGACAAAAAAGAAAAAGGGGTCTGGTATCATGCCCTATCCAGATATGATCAAAGCCGTTCTGGATGAAGCTTGTTTAGATGATTCTTATCAAGTAAGTGTAAAAATGCGATTAGGCTTGCATGATCTTGAAGAAGGCATGGAGGTAATAGAACTACTCAACGACTATCCTCTGAAGGGTGTCATTATCCATGGACGTACAGGTGATCAAAAGTATGAAGGAACCGTTAATCTCGAAGGATTTGAAAAGCTGTATGCCGCCTGCAATCATAAGGTCACTTATAATGGAGATATCTTTACTTATGATGACTTCAAGAAGATCAGTAACCAATTCCCATCCATCGATAATTTCATGTTAGGTCGTGGTGCTCTTAGAGATCCTTTCTTACCATCCATCATTAAAAATAATGGTGTCTACGAAAAGAATGAAATAGAAAAAATAAAAGAGTTTCATGATTCTGTTTTTAACTATTATGAATCCATACTTTCAGGCGATAAACACCTATGTGATAAAATGAAAGAATTCTGGATTTATCTTTCCATACATCTTGATTCCAGTGGGAAGCTTTTCAAGAAGTTTAAGAAGTGTAAAACAAAGAAGGGTTATTTAGATGTTGTTGATCGAGTTTTTGATTCAACGATTACATGGAGAAAAT
- a CDS encoding NAD-dependent epimerase/dehydratase family protein codes for MKILIIGGKKFIGYHIALEAEKRGHDVTFFNRGQTYKELLPQFPCITGDRNEDMEKVKGMDFDAVIDTCAYFPHQVEKSVRALGDSIKKYLLVSTISTCDLSIAHFKETDPTCGIDFDSKEITGGTYGPLKVGCEKVLTDMLGHENSLIIRPGFIVGERDHTDRFTYWPVMMDAMEEMIVPETGDLGFQFIDVRDLAAFIIHGLEKELHGIYLLTGPEQSYTFKEFIQDCHKFINPECQLKKVNEQWLLEHGIEKSQAFPLCYDETMAVGIHCVDITKALKAGLKTRLIEETLLSALEWYKAYKGDANDLAVGLNPTEMMKLMK; via the coding sequence ATGAAGATTCTTATTATTGGTGGTAAAAAATTTATTGGGTATCACATTGCCTTAGAAGCAGAAAAAAGAGGGCATGATGTCACCTTTTTTAACAGAGGTCAAACCTACAAAGAGCTATTGCCCCAATTTCCATGCATAACTGGTGATAGGAATGAAGATATGGAAAAAGTAAAGGGAATGGATTTTGATGCAGTTATCGATACATGCGCTTATTTCCCTCATCAGGTTGAAAAGTCAGTAAGAGCTCTAGGCGACAGCATTAAAAAGTACTTACTTGTTTCTACCATTTCTACGTGTGATTTAAGCATAGCTCACTTTAAAGAAACAGATCCTACTTGCGGCATTGATTTTGATTCAAAAGAGATTACTGGAGGAACATATGGTCCGTTGAAGGTTGGCTGTGAGAAGGTATTGACGGATATGTTGGGGCATGAGAACAGTCTCATCATCCGGCCAGGTTTTATTGTTGGAGAGAGAGACCATACAGATAGATTTACTTATTGGCCAGTTATGATGGATGCCATGGAAGAGATGATTGTACCAGAAACCGGTGATTTAGGTTTTCAATTTATCGACGTTAGGGATTTAGCAGCATTTATTATTCATGGGCTAGAAAAGGAATTACATGGCATATATCTATTAACAGGTCCAGAACAATCCTATACTTTCAAAGAGTTTATTCAAGACTGTCATAAGTTCATTAATCCTGAGTGCCAATTGAAGAAAGTGAATGAACAATGGCTTCTAGAACATGGCATAGAGAAAAGCCAAGCCTTTCCATTATGTTATGATGAGACAATGGCTGTTGGTATTCACTGTGTTGATATAACTAAAGCTCTAAAAGCGGGATTGAAAACAAGACTTATTGAAGAAACACTTCTTTCAGCTTTAGAGTGGTATAAAGCTTATAAAGGTGATGCCAATGACTTAGCAGTTGGATTAAATCCAACAGAAATGATGAAACTAATGAAATAG